From a single Lolium rigidum isolate FL_2022 chromosome 7, APGP_CSIRO_Lrig_0.1, whole genome shotgun sequence genomic region:
- the LOC124669390 gene encoding berberine bridge enzyme-like Cyn d 4, which translates to MAVSISIAILLTVCFVGFYVPVPSLASSSDDFLGCLMTEVPSQLVLTPGSPSFKPLLVSSIRNARFLAPATAMPPLCIVTPTNASHVQAAVRCGRAHGVRLRVRSGGHDTEGLSSRSQRPEVFAVVDLAKLNNVHVDPQEATAWVDAGATIGELYYAVSKAAPGLGFPAGVCPTVGVGGHFSGGGQGLMMRKYGLSADNILDASIVNADGILLQDKKAIGDDLFWAIRGGGGVSFGIVLSFKVRLVPVPPTVAYFSVTKTMDQGAVEAVTKWQTVAPALPDDLTVRVNVQQREANFQSLYLGNCSAVVATLRDQLPELNLTRADCREMSWVQYVAYIYFGDAINNAPLEALLLNRTMTLGRFYKNKSDYVKEALTKDAWEKIFTWPSGAAEGQLVLEPQGGRMGSIAADDTPFPHRAGVLYNIQYLESWVGGNSTTTPSWINTIYDFMEPLVSQNPRAAYANYRDLDIGVNQVVGGVSTYESGKVWGERYFGGNFQRLAMIKGKVDASDYFRNEQSVPPLLS; encoded by the coding sequence ATGGCGGTGTCAATCTCCATAGCAATCCTGCTCACAGTGTGCTTCGTGGGCTTCTACGTGCCCGTCCCGTCACTGGCGTCGTCTTCGGATGATTTCCTTGGGTGCCTAATGACAGAAGTCCCCAGCCAGCTGGTGCTCACGCCGGGCTCCCCGTCGTTCAAGCCGCTCCTGGTGTCGTCCATCAGGAACGCCAGGTTCCTTGCGCCGGCGACAGCGATGCCTCCGCTCTGCATCGTGACGCCCACCAACGCGTCGCACGTCCAGGCCGCCGTGCGGTGCGGACGCGCGCACGGCGTGCGCCTCCGCGTGCGCAGCGGCGGGCACGACACTGAGGGCCTCTCATCCCGGTCCCAACGTCCCGAGGTGTTCGCCGTGGTCGACCTCGCCAAGCTCAACAACGTCCACGTTGATCCGCAGGAGGCCACCGCGTGGGTCGACGCCGGCGCCACGATCGGGGAGCTCTACTACGCCGTCTCCAAGGCGGCACCGGGGCTGGGCTTCCCTGCAGGCGTCTGCCCGACCGTCGGCGTGGGAGGCCACttcagcggcggcggccagggcCTGATGATGCGCAAGTACGGCCTGTCCGCCGACAACATCCTCGACGCATCCATCGTCAACGCCGACGGGATCCTCTTGCAGGACAAGAAGGCTATCGGGGACGACCTCTTCTGGGccatccgcggcggcggcggcgtgagctTCGGCATCGTGCTGTCGTTTAAGGTGCGGCTCGTGCCGGTCCCACCCACGGTCGCGTACTTCAGCGTCACCAAGACCATGGACCAGGGTGCCGTCGAGGCCGTGACCAAGTGGCAGACGGTGGCGCCGGCGCTCCCCGACGACCTCACCGTGCGGGTGAACGTGCAGCAGCGCGAGGCCAACTTCCAGTCCCTGTACCTCGGCAACTGCAGCGCGGTGGTGGCCACCCTGCGCGACCAGCTCCCGGAGCTCAACCTGACGCGCGCCGACTGCCGGGAGATGAGCTGGGTGCAGTACGTGGCGTACATATACTTCGGCGACGCCATCAACAACGCGCCCCTCGAAGCCCTCCTGCTCAACCGCACCATGACCCTGGGCCGCTTCTACAAGAACAAGTCCGACTACGTCAAGGAGGCCCTCACCAAGGACGCCTGGGAGAAGATCTTCACCTGGCCCAGCGGCGCCGCCGAGGGGCAACTCGTCCTCGAGCCGCAAGGCGGGAGGATGGGGAGCATCGCCGCCGACGACACGCCGTTCCCGCACCGCGCCGGCGTGCTCTACAACATCCAGTACCTCGAGTCCTGGGTCGGGGGCAACAGCACTACTACGCCCAGCTGGATCAACACCATATACGACTTCATGGAGCCGCTGGTCAGCCAGAACCCCAGGGCCGCCTACGCCAACTACCGGGACCTGGACATCGGCGTCAACCAGGTGGTCGGCGGCGTCAGCACCTACGAGAGCGGCAAGGTGTGGGGCGAGAGGTACTTCGGGGGGAACTTTCAGAGGCTCGCCATGATCAAGGGGAAGGTGGATGCCAGCGACTACTTCCGCAACGAGCAGAGCGTGCCGCCGCTTCTCTCTTGA
- the LOC124674509 gene encoding G-type lectin S-receptor-like serine/threonine-protein kinase LECRK3, giving the protein MAPRLLQLFLLLLSISSAQAQVNISRGSSLTPQGPNTSWLSPSGDFAFGFRQVEGNSNYLLAVWFSNITEKTVAWYAKSSSDGPDAPVQVPSSSVLQLTTEGLLSLRGPSGDEVWSAGAPSADYARMLDTGDFMLVGADGRTKWETFDVPTDTILPTQVLPVGGQDKVLTSRLLDTDYSNGRFLLAVQADGNLVMYPIAENSTFRYTSYWASDTVGNGSRLVFNETGRVYFALKNGTQINITSAGVDSTADFFHRATLQPDGVFRQYVYPKSTKAKEGLWSLQWIMVSSIPQNICQRVSVSVGSGACGFNSYCTFDGTMNQTSCHCPQRYEFIDNERKYKGCRPDFVPQSCDLDEAAAASQFEMTPINGVDWPQSDYEQYSPIDENECRRLCVVDCFCATAVFDGRTKTCWKKKIPLSNGNMADSVQRTVLIKVPKNSNIESQLSLGSSKWKDRKYWILGSSLFLGSSVLVNILLTSILLFGTYCGFTINSKKKLQSSQSSGSSLVPPKIFTLNELEKATTGFREVLGSGASGTVYKGQLQDDHATSIAVKKIEKLQQESEKEFMVEVQTIGQTFHKNLVRLLGFCNEGTDRLLVYEFMSNGSLNEFLFSDTQPHWSLRVQVALGVARGLLYLHEECSAQIIHCDIKPQNILLDDNFMAKIADFGLAKLLRANQTQTNTGIRGTRGYVAPEWFKNIGITSKVDVYSFGVILLELVCCRRNVELEIADEERTILTYWANDCYRCGRMDLLVDGDEEANFNIQKVERFVAVALWCLQEEPTMRPTMLKVTQMLDGAVQIPTPPDPSSFISALQ; this is encoded by the coding sequence ATGGCACCTCGCCTCCTCCAACTCTTTCTGCTCCTCCTGAGCATATCATCTGCTCAAGCGCAAGTGAACATCAGCCGGGGATCCTCTTTGACACCCCAGGGGCCAAACACCTCGTGGCTCTCGCCCTCCGGCGACTTCGCGTTTGGTTTCCGGCAAGTAGAAGGTAACTCCAACTACCTCCTGGCCGTTTGGTTCAGCAATATCACTGAAAAGACAGTGGCTTGGTACGCCAAGAGCAGCTCGGACGGGCCTGACGCACCTGTGCAAGTGCCATCCAGCTCTGTGCTGCAGCTCACTACTGAGGGGTTGCTCTCTCTTCGCGGCCCGTCTGGCGACGAGGTCTGGAGTGCCGGCGCCCCCAGTGCAGACTACGCCAGAATGCTCGACACAGGGGACTTCATGCTTGTCGGTGCAGATGGCAGAACAAAGTGGGAGACCTTCGACGTCCCGACTGATACCATCCTGCCCACGCAAGTGCTCCCTGTGGGTGGTCAGGACAAGGTGCTCACAAGCCGTCTCCTCGACACGGACTACTCCAATGGACGGTTTCTCTTAGCTGTGCAAGCTGATGGTAATCTTGTGATGTATCCAATTGCCGAGAATTCTACATTTCGGTACACTTCATATTGGGCAAGCGATACAGTTGGGAACGGCTCACGGTTGGTGTTCAATGAAACCGGCAGGGTGTATTTTGCCTTGAAGAATGGGACACAGATCAATATCACCTCAGCAGGGGTGGACTCTACGGCTGATTTCTTCCATCGTGCTACGCTTCAACCAGACGGTGTATTTCGGCAATATGTCTACCCAAAGAGCACAAAGGCCAAAGAAGGCCTATGGAGTTTGCAATGGATTATGGTAAGCTCAATTCCCCAGAACATCTGCCAGAGAGTATCGGTGAGCGTGGGCAGTGGTGCATGCGGCTTCAACAGCTACTGCACCTTTGACGGCACCATGAATCAGACAAGCTGCCACTGCCCACAACGTTATGAATTCATCGACAACGAGAGGAAGTACAAAGGGTGCAGGCCTGACTTTGTACCACAAAGCTGTGATCTTGATGAGGCAGCAGCAGCATCGCAGTTTGAGATGACTCCGATCAATGGTGTTGATTGGCCTCAATCTGACTATGAGCAGTACAGCCCCATAGACGAGAATGAGTGCCGGAGGCTGTGTGTGGTTGATTGCTTCTGCGCCACAGCCGTCTTTGATGGAAGAACCAAAACCTGCTGGAAGAAAAAGATCCCTTTATCAAATGGGAATATGGCAGACAGTGTCCAGAGGACGGTTCTCATCAAGGTGCCTAAGAACAGCAATATAGAGTCCCAGCTCAGCTTAGGCTCTAGCAAATGGAAGGACAGGAAGTATTGGATTCTTGGGAGttccttatttcttgggagttctGTATTGGTCAACATTCTCCTTACCTCCATTCTTCTCTTTGGCACTTACTGTGGTTTCACGATCAACTCCAAGAAGAAACTCCAGTCGTCACAATCATCAGGTAGTTCCTTAGTGCCCCCGAAGATTTTCACTTTGAATGAGCTGGAGAAGGCAACCACTGGTTTCCGTGAGGTGCTAGGCAGCGGTGCCTCCGGTACCGTGTACAAAGGGCAGCTGCAAGATGACCATGCAACCAGCATTGCCGTCAAGAAAATTGAAAAGCTCCAGCAAGAGAGCGAGAAGGAGTTCATGGTGGAAGTGCAAACCATCGGGCAGACGTTTCACAAGAATCTGGTCAGGCTGCTTGGGTTCTGCAATGAGGGAACTGACAGACTGCTAGTGTACGAATTCATGTCAAATGGCTCACTAAACGAATTTCTCTTCAGTGATACTCAGCCGCATTGGAGCCTCCGTGTCCAGGTGGCACTCGGAGTAGCAAGAGGACTGCTCTACTTGCACGAGGAGTGTAGCGCACAGATTATCCATTGTGACATAAAGCCACAAAACATCCTTCTCGACGACAATTTTATGGCGAAGATTGCAGACTTTGGCCTGGCAAAGCTTCTTCGAGCTAATCAGACACAGACAAACACCGGCATTCGGGGCACACGAGGATACGTTGCCCCAGAGTGGTTCAAGAACATAGGGATCACTTCGAAAGTCGATGTGTACAGCTTTGGGGTGATCCTGCTGGAGCTTGTGTGTTGCCGGAGGAATGTGGAGCTAGAGATCGCTGACGAAGAGCGGACCATACTAACTTACTGGGCAAATGACTGTTACAGGTGTGGGAGGATGGACTTGCTGGTGGACggcgatgaagaggcgaacttcaACATACAAAAAGTCGAGCGCTTTGTGGCTGTAGCACTCTGGTGCCTCCAGGAGGAACCGACGATGCGGCCAACCATGCTTAAAGTGACACAAATGCTTGATGGGGCTGTCCAAATCCCCACGCCACCAGATCCCTCCTCCTTCATCAGTGCCCTTCAGTAG